Within Sandaracinaceae bacterium, the genomic segment AGGCGGCGCTGCGCGCGCTGGCCGCCCTGCGCGACCGTGTGTGCCCCGAGGAGCCGCTGCCCACCGCGCTCCTGGCCGGGCTGCCAGGGCTGTTCGCGGACGACGACGCGCTGGACCTCGACGCCGTGCGGGACGCCCTGGTGACGGCCACCGAGCTGGCGTGCGACGCCCTCGAGCAGAGCCGGCTCGTGGAGGGCGCCGAGCTCCAGCGCGACCTGAGCGCCCTCTTCGCCCAGGTGGACGGGCTGCTCAGCAGCATCGAGGCCGAGCGCCCCGCCCTGGTGGCGCGCCACGAGCAACGCCTGCGCGAGCGGCTCACGCGCGCCATCGAGGAGCACCAGCTCACCCTGGACACGGCGCGCCTCACCACGGAGGTGGCGATCTTCGTGGACCGCAGCGACGTGGCCGAAGAGCTCGCCCGCCTGCGCGCCCACGTGGCTCACTTCCAGGCCACGCTGGCCGCCGGTGGCGCCGTGGGACGCAAGCTGGACTTCCTCACCCAGGAGCTGTTTCGCGAGGCCAACACGCTCGGCACCAAGACCCCCGACGTGACCATCACGCACCTGGTGGTGGAGCTCAAGACCACGCTCGAGCGCATCCGCGAGCAGGTCCAGAACGCGCTGTAGTGCGCGCTCCAGCGTTGTTGCGTGTCACAGCCTTGTGCGATAACCACGGCCGTGGCTGACGTCCTCCTGCTCATCCTCAGCTCGCCCTCCGGGGCCGGCAAAACCACCCTCACGCGGCGGCTCTTGAACGACAAGACCATCACGTTCCGCTTCTCGGTGTCGCACACCACGCGGAAGCCGCGGGCCAACGAGGTGCACGGGCAGGACTACCACTTCACGGACGAGGCCACCTTCCGCGAGATGTCGGGCCAGGGGCTGTTCGCCGAGTGGGCCTACGTGCACGGCAACTACTACGGCACCTCCGTGGCCGAGATCGAGCGCGCCAAGGGCGAGGGCGCCGGCGTGCTGCTGTTCGACATCGACTACCAGGGCGCGCGCCAGATCCGCGCCAAGTTCCCCGAAGCCGTGGGCGTGTTCATCCTGCCGCCCTCCATGGAAGAGCTGCGCGCCCGCCTCGAAGGCCGCGGCTCAGAAGACGCCGACACCATCAATCGCCGCTTCGCCAAGGCCCAAACCGAGATCGAGCACTACCCGTTCTTCGACTACATCGTGGTCAACAAGGACATCAACGTGGCCGAGGCCGAGCTGCGCGGCATCATCTATGCGGAGCGCTGCCGGCGGTCGCGGCTGGCGCCAGAGGCCGAGGCGCTGCTGCCGAAGCCGTAGGCGACACTGGTCCTCCGTTGTCGTGATCGTTGTCGGCGACGGCGACGGAGAACCCAATCGCCACCGACCCCGATACCGCTCGTCCTGAACGGCGCCCAGCCCGCGACCCAAGTGACTCTCATCGTCGCCGTCGCCGACAACGCCCACGTCTATCGACTCATCACAAGTTCGTCGGGGCAGTCCGAGGCCGAGTGGATTCTGCAGGTTCCGTTCTGGGCCTTATTTCAAGGCACTTTTGGCGCCCCGGCTTGAAAAGCCGGGGCAGCGGGTCCTGGGCCTCGCTCCGGGGACAAGTCCTCCCTCCGAGGGAGGACTCAGCTTGGGTGGACTAGAGGAGCTCGAGGTGGCTGGCTGTGGAGGGTTTGAGGCCCGTCGAGGCCTCGAAGGCCTCATGGTTGGTCGTGACTTGCCAAACCCACCCGCCTTGGAACGACTACTCGATGAGTAGGCAGCTCGGATCTCGCCCAGCAGATGATCTCGAGGCTCAACACTTTACCAGCTTCCGAGGCTGAGTCCTCCCTTGGAGGGAGGACTTGTCCCCGAAGCGAGGCGAAGGTCCCGCTGCCCCGGCTTTCAAGCCGGGGCGCCCAAGTGCCTTGACACAAGCCGCTTCCGGCCCAGCGAGAGTCGGCCAGGGTCCTTGGGACGGCTCCGGTGACCATGGCCGAACTTGTGATGAGTCGTTAGACGCCCACGTCCACGTCCACGTGGGTTACCCCAGCGCGGCCTCGATGGCCGCCTCGAGCGTGCGCACCGCCACGATCTCCACCCCAGCGCGCTCGGCCGGCAGCAGCCGCTCGGCGTTCAACGCCGGCATGATCACCCGGCGGAAGCCCAGCTTGCGGGCCTCGGCCACGCGCTGGGCGGCCAGCTGCACGGCGCGGATCTCCCCGGCCAGGCCAATCTCGCCGAAGATGGCGAAGTCCCCCGGCACGGGCCGGTCACGGAAGCTGCTGACGGTAGCCACGGCCAAGGCCAAGTCGAGGGCGCGCTCGTCCACGCGCACGCCGCCGGCGATGCTGGCAAAGACATCGCGGTCGAGCACGTGCAGGCCGGCGCGGCGCTCGAGCACGGCCAGCAGGATGGCCAGGCGGTTGGCGTCCACGCCGGAGGCCACGCGGCGCGGGGCGCCGTAGGCGGCGGGGGCCACCAGCGCTTGCACCTCCACCAGCAAGGGCCGGCTGCCCTCGGCGGTGGGCACGATGACCGAGCCCGACGCGTTGGACGAGCGCTCTGCCAGGAACAGCGCGCTCGGGTCCGGCACCTCGCGCAGGCCCTCTTCCACCATCTCGAAGACGCCCACCTCGTTGGCGGCGCCGAAGCGGTTCTTGGTGGCGCGGATGATGCGGAACGCGTGGCTGCGGTCGCCCTCGAACGAGAGCACGGTGTCCACCAAGTGCTCCAGCAGCTTGGGCCCTGCGATGGCGCCGTCTTTGGTGACGTGACCGATCAGGATGAGGCTGATGCCCTCTTGCTTGGCCAGCTCCACCAGCCGCGCGGTGACCTCGCGCAGCTGCGTGACGCTGCCCGCCGACGAGCCCAGCTCCGTGGAGCGCAGCACCTGGATGGAGTCGATGACGGCCACCACCGGGCGGTCGCGCCGCAGCGCAGCCTCGGACTCCTCGAGCTCCGTGGTGGCCAGGATGTGGATCTCGTCCACGCCCGGGATGCCCAGGCGCCGGGCGCGCAGGGCCACCTGGGCGGCGGACTCCTCGCCGGTGATGTAGAGCGCGCTGTGCCCTTGGGCAGCGAGCGCCGCGAACGCCTGCATCACCAGGGTGGACTTGCCGATGCCCGGCTCGCCGCCCAGCAGCACCACGCCGCCCGCCACTGGACCGCCGCCGAGGGCCCGGTCGAACTCCGAGATGCCCGTGGGGATGCGCCGCGCGTCGTCCGCCTGGATGTCCTTGAGCTTGCGCGGGCGCGCCTTCTCGGTGCCGCCCACGGGGCTGCGGGCCGCCGTGGGCGCCACCCGCTCTTCCTCGAGGGTGTTCCACTCGCCGCAGCCCAGGCAGCGGCCCATCCAGCGTGACGCCGTGTGCCCGCAGGCGCGGCACACGAACGCAGTCTTGATCGAAGGTTTCTTCACGAGCGGCTTGTCGACGCGAGCGGGCGAGAGTTGCGTGCAGCGCTGCAAGCCCACTGGGCGAGAGCGCGCACGCGGGACTCTGCGTCAGCTCTCGCTGTTGTCCACCGTGACGGCGCCCGGCTCCGAGCCGCCCTCGTCCGCCGTGACGGCCTCGGAGTCGGCGCTCTCGGCGGACGCTTCAGGCGCCTCTTCAGCGGCAGCAGCGGCTGCCACACGAGCCGCATGCGAGGCGTCGAGGCGCTCGGTCAGGATCTTGCGCAGGGCCGACAGGTCGAAGCGCGCCGGGCGCTCGTCCTGGCCCATCTTCGCCACCTCTTCCACGATCTGGTCGGCGTGCCAGCGGGGCCGCTCCGGCACGGCCAGGCGCTCACCCAGCTCGGCCAGGGCCACCTTCTCCTCGTCGGAGATGTCGCCGTCGAGGCGCGTCATCCACGAGGCCACGGCGTAGACGAACAGGCGGTCCGCCTTGGTCATCTTCGAGCGGTCGATGACGTCGAGCGCCACGGGCTCCTTGCAGGCCGCCTCGATCTCGGCGATCTCGTCCAGCTCCAGCCCCACCTCCACGGCGGCGCTCACGATGGCGTCGGCCTCGTTGGGGTCCAGGTGGCCGTCGGCCCAGCCGATGGCAGCCAGGGCCAGGAACACATCCCGACCCATGGCCGGCGCCTCTGCGTTTTCCGCTTCGCTC encodes:
- a CDS encoding YicC family protein, whose translation is MTGYGAGKTLAAGRELQVELRAVNHRFLDTRVRMPNALGGLVGVVEEVLKKRCERGRIEAYVSHAQARTDAGIDLTRAEAALRALAALRDRVCPEEPLPTALLAGLPGLFADDDALDLDAVRDALVTATELACDALEQSRLVEGAELQRDLSALFAQVDGLLSSIEAERPALVARHEQRLRERLTRAIEEHQLTLDTARLTTEVAIFVDRSDVAEELARLRAHVAHFQATLAAGGAVGRKLDFLTQELFREANTLGTKTPDVTITHLVVELKTTLERIREQVQNAL
- the gmk gene encoding guanylate kinase, producing MTTAVADVLLLILSSPSGAGKTTLTRRLLNDKTITFRFSVSHTTRKPRANEVHGQDYHFTDEATFREMSGQGLFAEWAYVHGNYYGTSVAEIERAKGEGAGVLLFDIDYQGARQIRAKFPEAVGVFILPPSMEELRARLEGRGSEDADTINRRFAKAQTEIEHYPFFDYIVVNKDINVAEAELRGIIYAERCRRSRLAPEAEALLPKP
- the radA gene encoding DNA repair protein RadA, with the translated sequence MKKPSIKTAFVCRACGHTASRWMGRCLGCGEWNTLEEERVAPTAARSPVGGTEKARPRKLKDIQADDARRIPTGISEFDRALGGGPVAGGVVLLGGEPGIGKSTLVMQAFAALAAQGHSALYITGEESAAQVALRARRLGIPGVDEIHILATTELEESEAALRRDRPVVAVIDSIQVLRSTELGSSAGSVTQLREVTARLVELAKQEGISLILIGHVTKDGAIAGPKLLEHLVDTVLSFEGDRSHAFRIIRATKNRFGAANEVGVFEMVEEGLREVPDPSALFLAERSSNASGSVIVPTAEGSRPLLVEVQALVAPAAYGAPRRVASGVDANRLAILLAVLERRAGLHVLDRDVFASIAGGVRVDERALDLALAVATVSSFRDRPVPGDFAIFGEIGLAGEIRAVQLAAQRVAEARKLGFRRVIMPALNAERLLPAERAGVEIVAVRTLEAAIEAALG